The genomic region GACGTGTTGCGCCGCTGACGGGCCCGGTGGATCTCGGCCGTAAGAGTATAATTGCTTTGCAATGATAAAAACTGTCTTAGGTAAGTTGGAAATTTTATATAGGCTACTAGATCCTATATACTAGAATGTACCTGTGTTGTAACCTACGCAAAGAGAGGGATGACCAGTCTACCCTACTGTATAAGGTACAATGGTGGGTCCTAAAGTTGGATTTAGTGATGTACCTCAGGGCTGATTGATACAAGTACAGATATCACAAAGACACTCCCGTATACAGAAGGTCATAAATCTCCCTGCTGGcaaactttatttaatgtttCATAGTGGGGTGGATCCAAAGACCACCATAGCTACACTTAAGTTCACCCAGTtttatcaaaaaacaaacaaggtaGAAAATGGCTGGTATTGGATCTAAAAGGGTGAATTTAATAactatacagtggtgtgaaaaagtgtttgcccccttcctgatttcttacttttttgcatgttttccacacttaaatgtttcagatcatcaaacaaatttaaacattagtcaaagataacacaagtaaacacaaaatgcagtttttaaatgaagggttttattaatgaggaagaaaaaaatccaaagctacatggctctgtgtgaaaaagtgtttgcccccNNNNNNNNNNNNNNNNNNNNNNNNNNNNNNNNNNNNNNNNNNNNNNNNNNNNNNNNNNNNNNNNNNNNNNNNNNNNNNNNNNNNNNNNNNNNNNNNNNNNNNNNNNNNNNNNNNNNNNNNNNNNNNNNNNNNNNNNNNNNNNNNNNNNNNNNNNNNNNNNNNNNNNNNNNNNNNNNNNNNNNNNNNNNNNNNNNNNNNNNNNNNNNNNNNNNNNNNNNNNNNNNNNNNNNNNNNNNNNNNNNNNNNNNNNNNNNNNNNNNNNNNNNNNNNNNNNNNNNNNNNNNNNNNNNNNNNNNNNNNNNNNNNNNNNNNNNNNNNNNNNNNNNNNNNNNNNNNNNNNNNNNNNNNNNNNNNNNNNNNNNNNNNNNNNNNNNNNNNNNNNNNNNNNNNNNNNNNNNNNNNNNNNNNNNNNNNNNNNNNNNNNNNNNNNNNNNNNNNNNNNNNNNNNNNNNNNNNNNNNNNNNNNNNNNNNNNNNNNNNNNNNNNNNNNNNNNNNNNNNNNNNNNNNNNNNNNNNNNNNNNNNNNNNNNNNNNNNNNNNNNNNNNNNNNNNNNNNNNNNNNNNNNNNNNNNNNNNNNNNNNNNNNNNNNNNNNNNNNNNNNNNNNNNNNNNNNNNNNNNNNNNNNNNNNNNNNNNNNNNNNNNNNNNNNNNNNNNNNNNNNNNNNNNNNNNNNNNNNNNNNNNNNNNNNNNNNNNNNNNNNNNNNNNNNNNNNNNNNNNNNNNNNNNNNNNNNNNNNNNNNNNNNNNNNNNNNNNNNNNNNNNNNNNNNNNNNNNNNNNNNNNNNNNNNNNNNNNNNNNNNNNNNNNNNNNNNNNNNNNNNNNNNNNNNNNNNNNNNNNNNNNNNNNNNNNNNNNNNNNNNNNNNNNNNNNNNNNNNNNNNNNNNNNNNNNNNNNNNNNNcactttttcacacagggccatgtagcttggattttttttcttcctcattaataaaacccttcatttaaaaactgcattttgtgtttacttgtgttatctttgactaatgtttaaatttgtttgatgatctgaaacatttaagtgtggaaaacatgcaaaaaagtaagaaatcaggaagggggcaaacactttttcacaccactgtacagtTTGGGATACATTCTACTTAAATTAGTAATCCACTGTTGGCTACAGAGCTGATTCTATAGAAGGATTGTAGATTAAGTTACAGTTTATGAAGAAGCTTTTCTTAATAGTCTGTGAATTGAACCACCCACCTTTCTTCATAAATCTGTCCCGTAGACCACTGCAGGGCTGATTAGATTGGTTGTATGTTCACAAAAGAACACATAAACAATTAAATTGGTCTTGGCTCCAACCAAGCAAATAATGTCCTGAGTCTTGAGAAAATGCATTTTCCCAAAATTCAAACATTTGCTCAAAAAATTTACTCATTAAGAAAAGCACAGCAAGGCCTGAATGGTTCAGTGCTTTTACCAACCaggttattttttaaaactgtctgGAACATTTGAACTACTGTCTGTTGATTTCTTTCCAAAATAGCCAAGCAGCCAAAAGCTACATTTATCAATGAGTGGTAGTATTTCCATTCTGTGCCTAATGGTGTTGGTTTATTTTGGTATGATACATTAAATTCCAAGATCACATATGGTTCTGATAAGAAATGCGAAGCACTAAACTGTAAGTGAAAGCAGGGAGAAAGGGTCAAATACATAACTGTAGTTTGCAAATACAATATGAAGCCTTTTCAGGTGTCCTAACACCTAAAGACACCATGTTTGTGGCTCTTTATCTATGTGATGTTTCTCCTCATTAATTATCACTATGATTTTTGGCACATTATTGCAGCTTTTGCATATTATGGATTAAAGGTTCTGGGGTGGATTATGCTTTATTTCTTTGCAAGCTTTGCgtcattttccattttcctgcCGGCAGGTCATTGCTCAATGTTGCATGTTTGTTCAAGTGTATCATTTCTGTTTTGGCTGTGCTGTATTCCCATTGCCTTACATAATATCTGGGAAGAACCTGCAGGGTTTAGctagattgtttttcttttttttttctcatctgctTTGGTAAGAAAGTATTTGGTTAAGCCTTTTATGCAGATGTAAGCACTTTACAGTGAGAATTATTTTTTGTAGTTGCCGCGTAGCTTCAGTTTAATCATATGCCCACAAACTATCTGTACTGATAATGATGCGTCACTTTGTGGGAGGTCACCTTAaagctgaagctgctggttcAGACAAATCCTGTAAGTGACAGGGCAACCAGCAATGGATATCTATCACATTCTGCAGTGTGCTGCATATTCCCACTGCCAGATGCTGCACTTCCCAGTTCAAGAGCTGCTCTAAATACCGATCCTtctcttgttttgtgtttgtacatgTCTTTATGTCATTGATGTGGTTTTTCTACCCCAGAGCAAGCTCAGGGACTGTCTCACAGGAAAGTAAGTGTGGTActcctgtcatcatcatcccccACTTGCCCTTTGTGaatgtgcgtgcatgcatgtgtatgtgcgcACACAGATTTATATGAGAAATCCACAAACCTCCCCCTGAGGCTTTGCACATTTATGTATGCATGAGAGTCCAGCTCATGACTCACGCTCTTAGAAGGACATCTCACCTCACTCACATGCAGGGCTTCTGTTTGGGAAGACGGGGAAACAGTAGAGTGTTGTCAAGCTTCACTCCTCTGGAAGAGAATAAATAATCCCTTTACAAAGCCTGTCCAAATAGTCCTGTCTGAGTCCTCAGTGTGCTGTTAAAATGCTTTGTTTCAGATAACTGCACTGTTTTGGATTTTGGTGTCACCTCACTAAAAGTCTAACTTTGTGTTGTGAGTCTTTTGACACTGCCTGTCTGTGCCGACGGCTGTTTGTTGAGTTGATGGCTAACTGATAGTGTCCCACTTTGATGTTAGGCACTGTGTGTCCCCGCAGGCTGTAGATGGATGGAGTTCCATGTGTTCAGCTTTTGCAATGCATGGCAACCCCTTCTGAATCTGATCACAATGGCAGTTTGTACAGTGACCCATGTGATACAGACGTTCCTGTAACTGATTGCTGCCGTAGCATGTTTGGCTTTGCCGTCATGCCAGTTTTAATGTACACTCTGTAAAGTTTATGTATGGCAGAAGGTGTCATGTGGCTTCACACATTTAGAGAACTCTGCACACATGGAGCAACTTTTGGTTTTATCTGTGAGGATACCTTTCACACTTTTTGTGTGGGTCTCTGATGTTGATCGTAAAGCCACCTACGGCCCGTAGAATACAATGATACTCAAGGAAGTTCACTATTCTATTTTGAATGTACGTCTTCATTCTggtcaccatggaaacaatcCAAATATTCATACAGCTTGCTTTCATTTGCCTCCACAGCTTGCTACTGCAATCTGTCCATTTCCATCATTTGAATGGTGATAAATTGATGGAATTCAGGAGTCCTCACTGCAGAGAATATTAACTCTTCTCGACACGTGTTTGTGATGCACATGTCTAAAAAGAGTTTAAttaaacatatatataataatattattatagtTGCAGTAGTTCATCTGCTAGTAATgtttcacaaataaataaatttgaactgtctttgattattaaaataacatGCACTGTTTTATATTGAGTGGATCTAAGGTTTTGGAACATGTTTCAATCACTAGACCTTCAGTAAATATTCACTACATAGTTTGCTGGTGATGTTTTGAGTGTCAGTATGTGTTACTAATGTCTTCtgattcctgttttttttttttttttggctattGCCAGGGGTCACGCTAACACACACTGTTAACACACCTCAGTGTGCCCTTTGGTGATCTGTTAACAgttctcacacatacacaattgTTCAAAAGTTTGGAATCAGCTATTATATTGATGTTTATCTCCTTTCCTTCAATGATAACTATTTtgataaagataaaaacagtgtaaatgtagacattaaaaatatcagtttcatttgaaatcattttgGCACCCGAAAGAAGAACTACGACCTCCAGTTGACCTCCAGCTCCAGTGTTGCATTACAGGGGAGAATACTGTTTCTATTCCAGTCCATAAAAGCATAAGTGACCCGCGATCATTATTGAACCACAATGGTGCAACTGGGCTCTGAATATTTtgggatgttgtttttttctttgggcCCTCTGCAGTCTACTCAGTGGTTAGACTGAACAGGTTTGAACTGTGATTTGTCAGTCCACAGTATGTCTAGCTGATATTCCCTGACCCATTTCCAATATTTAGGCGTTATTGTGCACttgacactgaaacaggaacCTGATCCTGTTTAAATCTGCGTATGTTTTCATGCTAAGCCTCCAGTTTCCTTTACCAATGATTGCTGATTTCCTCTATTCATATTGAACTGTTGCACGGAGAGAcctttgtctctttctgcccCTCCAGTTATCAGTCTGGCTGAATCATTGTACAGCATTTTGTTCTCCATGTAGAAAACAAACCCTTCacacaaaataacatctgtttGTAAAGAGGATTTTCTACAACCTAAAAGCAGGAAAGACCAATCCAAACTATAGAGTAGTCCACTCAGACATCTGACTGTACCCAGTCAAGCTTTACTTGCAGGAGATTACAAACTTTTGAATGGTAGTGTATGACAAACCCTGCGGTAGTCACTCACAAGCTGTTTAACACAGTCCTGCACTGTAGCAAGTAAAGTCAAGTGTCAGATCTTCATTCATTCTGTTTTCTCCCCTCTACCCTCCAGGCCCATGAGGACAGCCAGGAGAGCCTGACCTCCCTCCCACGTCGGGACACGATGGGCAGCTTCCTCCCTGACAGCAGCTCCTACGAGCTCCTTACTGTTATCGGTATGTACAGGCAAAGACACATCTGGACTTGGCTGCTTACATTGATTTCAGACCTGCACaatatattcagtttttatGCACCCAAGTCTGCGATAGCCATGGCagaaggcattatgttttcacaaaattcctttaaatttggcaaaaacatccacctggactcagcgatgaactgattagattttggtggtcaaggtcacagcaacctgGTTTAcctcattcttgtaaatgcgATATCTAAAGAACATGTCCAGCGAAttgcttcaaatttggcacaaatgttctgattagaatttggtggtcaaagctcaaggtcactgtaGCCTTaagtccgtctcattcttgtgaatgtgatatctcaagaagaccttgagggagtctcctcaaatttaaaacaaatgtccacctggactcaagaaCAAACTCATTGGAATTTGGTTGCCAAAGGTCTAAGTCTCtgtaacctcacaaaacatgtttttggctcaagaactcaagaattcatatgctgacaaaatttcacacaagtgtctgataggataaaatgatgaagtgatgacattgtatatccaaaaggttaaaggtcggcttcactgtgacatcataatgttctgtaaaTACCATAACTCACGAACAGCAGGGGAATGCAGTTTCTTCAAAACATCACAATTTTTTGAAGTGAAAAATGTTATTATTTCACTTCACAATGCAGATTTTGGACGGTAGCTAAACAGCAATATTGCCAAGATATGCATTTGTTTGGTGTCTTTACAATGTAAATACTCAAACACCAAAGACTGCAGGATACTTGACATGAatagttttttaaatgaaagtgtCTGTGTTGTAGGCCGGGGCTTGGATGACTTGATGACAGTGAACTTGGCTCGATACAGACCCACCGGAGAGCACGTAGCCATCCGACGGATTGACTTGGAGTCATGCACTAATGACATGGTCACCTACCTGCAGGTCTGCACTCACTCAGCACTCAATCCCATCGCTCTGCAATGACTCAGCTCCCCATTAGTCGTTGCCTCTATACTGTTCCTAATAAATTCCCCTTCTTTCATCTCAGTGTTGCATTGGGAACACTTATGTAACCATTGTGTCTTTGTTCTGATTAGGTTTCCTGTCTTTCCTGCTCACCCTTTGATGCCTAATTAGATTAAAAATcatcttttcctctctgcctgTCGTCTTGATATAATAAGATATAATTTCCTTTTCTTCGGCTCCCAGGGCGAACTACATGTGTCGAAGTTGTTTCACCACTCCAGTATTCTACCCTACAAGAGCGTCTTTATAGCTGAGAATGAACTGTGGGTCATCACCCCCTTCATGGCTTATGGTAGGTAAAACACTTAAACTGTCGCTGTATGTTATTGTACGtaataaacaatattttaaagTAGCCTGTAGTTACAGAGAACAGCATTTCATCTTGGTGATCTGTGTTTATGATGTTTCAGGGTCAGCCAGAGATCTGATCTGCACACATTTCGCTGATGGTATGACTGAGCTGACTATTGCATACATTTTGCTGGGCATGCTCAAAGCACTCGAATACATCCACCACATGGGATATGTGCACCGGTAAGATACACCTTCACAACTGGTTTGagttttaatgactttttgtattgtattgtttgtCCTGGAATTGCTGTCACTGAACACTAAAACCTTGCACCGAAAACCAAACTAATGAAATATAATTAGGTCTAGGGGAGGGTGGAAGAGGTCTTGTAGCAGGTTTTATAGATAGACAGGATTGGGCTGTTGCATAAGATCCTCCCAGGTGATACTGGAGGAGTTATTCTGgtcaaaaaaaaataacagacatATTCAAACAGTTATCAGGAATTTTAAAAGTGCTGCATAAAgtcatcagccactgtagtatTACTTGGTCACTGACAGGACTAACTGGTTGGGGAAGGAGTCAGGAGTCATTATGTCATCGTTGGAGACAAGCCAGTGTCTCTGTCTTGCACAGTATGCAGTTTATTATTGATCTGGGCTTAAACTTACATTGCAATTTAATAAACTTGTGGTACTGATAAATCAACCCGCGAGTCTATTTGTAAATACAGGCCAATGTGACATTCAGTGTCGTAACTGTCTTCGGTTATTTGTAGGAGTGTGAAGGCCAGCCATGTGTTGATCTCAGCAGACGGACAGGTCTGCATGTCAGGTCTAAGGAGCATCTTCAGTCTGATCCGACATGGCCAGAGGGCCAAAGTTGTCCATGACTTCCCCCAGTACAGCGTCAAGGTGCTGCCGTGGCTCAGCCCTGAGGTGCTGCAGCAGGTATGATACTCCATTCCTTAATGTGATAATACGGTCTTCAGGCCAAGGTACAAAAATAGCATCATCTGCTCGCCAAATGCGGGTAAAATGTGCAAGTGGATGgaagatttgcttcactcatcAGCCTAAAACAATGGCAATGCATTGAATGGCTTGTAAAATTTGAACATTCACGAGCCATTTGACCAGTGGACAAAAAAGTGAATTTTGCaccctgtctgtttctgtccgTCTTCCACAAGTTTTGGAAAAGCTGTTTTGAAGTCAAAGTTCAACAGTAACAGCTCTCCATGCTGCATTTATCAGCAGAActaaaataaatcagaagtAAAATAGTGCAGTTAGTTTCATATGTGAATGTTTCTTTTCAGAACCTGCAAGGCTACGACTCTCGGTCAGACATCTACAGCCTCGGCATCACGGCGTGCGAACTAGCAAATGGACACGTGCCCTTCAAAGACATGCCAGCTACACAGgtgagaagagagggaggaactCCATACCTGCTCCTCTGCATCACCTGATCTGTCTGTAACCATTAATTGAGtaacaaaatgacaaactgcCGAAATTAAGCTTGCTCAGTTTTAAAACCTGTACATTGATGACATGGCCATTTCTAGTAAATTCAAAGGTAAGTGGTTTTCCTGAAATCAAAGGGTGGGTAAACTCACTCTATCAGTATCCACTTCACTTTCACAGATGCTGCTGGAGAAGCTAAATGGGACGGTGCcatgtttgctggacaccaccacGATCCCACCAGAGGAGCTGTCCATGAAACCATCTCGCTCTGGGGCTGACTCCGGAATCTGTGAGGGTCCAGGAGCTGGAGGTATTCGCCATTCCAACGGAGAGCCTTCCTCTTCATCAGGAGGGCACCCCTACAACCGCACGTTTTCCTCGCACTTCCACGCCTTCGTGGAGCTGTGTTTACAGCGAGACCCAGAAAAGAGGTTGGCTTTTGTCTTCCTGAATGCTTAAATATTGTAGAGGACATACAGAATATTTTAAGTTCAAGACATTAATCGTTTTCCCTTTGATTTCCTTTTTCAGACCATCTGCCACCACTCTCGTAGGCCATCCTTTCTTCAAACAGGTGTGTAAAATACGAGACTAAGCCTGACTCACGAAAATGACTACACTTCCTACCAATTTACTAAGTGTTACCTTTGCACATTTACATCTAGTACAAGAAACTATCTTCTAGCTCAGTAGCTAAAAGCAAATTTCATTTCCTTTCTGAgtgtattcctttaaaggtagcgtctggaggattttccagttgctgtttgtaaacacacattcaaattcggcccctcctatcaggctcaactctcccgggtgtacggaagaaagcttcacagaagaggttcaggcaaggctcgcgctggtgcacgctcggacatgctcgggcacggcacctgcgctctctcattggctggggaaatctccgcccagaagcggtccgagctcacaaaaacatcaaaatacagttaaagggcaggagctctgcaaacagagtgaccaccacacatgagtagaagcccataggtgatgattaagcaggatttcatttgtatatgtctatattttgttttgtttgaaaatcctccagatgcTACCTTTAACTTACTGTACTTCTGGTTGAAACAGGTCTTTCAGGTGTTGAAATACATACAGGTGTTTTCCAAAGTTCTAAAATGCATCTAAATTTACTGTGTGGTGACATGGAAATTAAAGGTAATATTTAAAGATTGTCCTCCAAACTTTTTCCCATTTTCAGATCAAACGCCGGCCCTCAGAGGCGCTGCCTGAGCTGTTGCGGCCCGTGTCACCAATCACCAGCTTTGAGAGTTCCCAGCCGCAGGACTCTCCCTCTGGACTGGCCAGTCTGGAGTCGGGTCTCAGCCACCTGGAGGTGGACGACTGGGACTTCTGACAGTGGAGGACTAGGTGGGAAGACACTAGTGGGATTTTGATGGAAAACTCTCTGAGCATACAGGACGGGATTCGTTTTTGTaatggtcctcttgtaaataatttaaatcTCAAACTAAAAAGGAGTTGCTGTTCTCAGACAGAGGTTAAAGccagcagccatcttgcctCTCTTTGATGTCTCTCACATGCTTTTGTTCTCTAGATATGCACAGACTCTTGCACTGCACTGATGgcctctctctctttatttcacacacacacacacacacacacacacacacactaacacacacctGTTTACAGATTGTACTCACACATTACAACAGGACCCCTCTGTTCCTCATTCTGTTGCTGAGGTTTCAGAGGAGGATCTATGGATGTAGATGTAGCCGAGACCTTAAGATTCTTAAACGGATCAGTGGGAAGCTGCTACTAAATATTCAGAGGGGACACTCTACCTCTTGTTTGAACATGGCTGTATTATGTGGCCCATCTGCTCGGTGCGGCCGCCATAAGGGTGCACACAGGTCCTCACAGCTCACTCACCCCTCTGTACACCATATGGAGGGCTTCGACTTTGTCCAAAGGGTCAACTAATTGAACAGCATGTATACGCATTTATTTCTCTGCCTGTGTTACAGTGTAAACTACATCTCATGCTTAACACTTCACTTTTGTTGCACAGAGGTTAAAGCATAACATCTGTTTAGTTTAACCTTCACAGCATAGAAGTATGTATTTCCTTGAACTTACTCTGGGTGTGATGTTACTTATGTCAGAAGTGAACGTTACATtggtgcttgttttgtctgcatGTACGTTTGAAAGTGAGGGCAAAGCAATGTGTTGCAAATGTCAAACTTGAC from Epinephelus moara isolate mb chromosome 18, YSFRI_EMoa_1.0, whole genome shotgun sequence harbors:
- the strada gene encoding STE20-related kinase adapter protein alpha isoform X1, translated to MSFLRWVTEKLSVESLRDLELFGEQAQGLSHRKAHEDSQESLTSLPRRDTMGSFLPDSSSYELLTVIGRGLDDLMTVNLARYRPTGEHVAIRRIDLESCTNDMVTYLQGELHVSKLFHHSSILPYKSVFIAENELWVITPFMAYGSARDLICTHFADGMTELTIAYILLGMLKALEYIHHMGYVHRSVKASHVLISADGQVCMSGLRSIFSLIRHGQRAKVVHDFPQYSVKVLPWLSPEVLQQNLQGYDSRSDIYSLGITACELANGHVPFKDMPATQMLLEKLNGTVPCLLDTTTIPPEELSMKPSRSGADSGICEGPGAGGIRHSNGEPSSSSGGHPYNRTFSSHFHAFVELCLQRDPEKRPSATTLVGHPFFKQIKRRPSEALPELLRPVSPITSFESSQPQDSPSGLASLESGLSHLEVDDWDF
- the strada gene encoding STE20-related kinase adapter protein alpha isoform X2, encoding MSFLAHEDSQESLTSLPRRDTMGSFLPDSSSYELLTVIGRGLDDLMTVNLARYRPTGEHVAIRRIDLESCTNDMVTYLQGELHVSKLFHHSSILPYKSVFIAENELWVITPFMAYGSARDLICTHFADGMTELTIAYILLGMLKALEYIHHMGYVHRSVKASHVLISADGQVCMSGLRSIFSLIRHGQRAKVVHDFPQYSVKVLPWLSPEVLQQNLQGYDSRSDIYSLGITACELANGHVPFKDMPATQMLLEKLNGTVPCLLDTTTIPPEELSMKPSRSGADSGICEGPGAGGIRHSNGEPSSSSGGHPYNRTFSSHFHAFVELCLQRDPEKRPSATTLVGHPFFKQIKRRPSEALPELLRPVSPITSFESSQPQDSPSGLASLESGLSHLEVDDWDF
- the strada gene encoding STE20-related kinase adapter protein alpha isoform X3, with amino-acid sequence MGSFLPDSSSYELLTVIGRGLDDLMTVNLARYRPTGEHVAIRRIDLESCTNDMVTYLQGELHVSKLFHHSSILPYKSVFIAENELWVITPFMAYGSARDLICTHFADGMTELTIAYILLGMLKALEYIHHMGYVHRSVKASHVLISADGQVCMSGLRSIFSLIRHGQRAKVVHDFPQYSVKVLPWLSPEVLQQNLQGYDSRSDIYSLGITACELANGHVPFKDMPATQMLLEKLNGTVPCLLDTTTIPPEELSMKPSRSGADSGICEGPGAGGIRHSNGEPSSSSGGHPYNRTFSSHFHAFVELCLQRDPEKRPSATTLVGHPFFKQIKRRPSEALPELLRPVSPITSFESSQPQDSPSGLASLESGLSHLEVDDWDF